The sequence tcttggtccaaatctgcagtaattctTAAAAAATTGCAGGCTCCTTGGAATATTgaagagtttgcttgattttgctttaatttctgcAACTAcaaatcctagagggactgaCATACACATTGCCTTTTAATTGCTTGAATGTGAATCAAACACTTAGGGgagccttccacaagcttctcacaaTAGTTTTCTGGAATTTTTAACCATTGCTCCTGACAGAACTGGTGTAACTCAGTCAGGTTTGTGGGCCTCCTTGTCAGACACTTTTTCAGTTCAGACCACACATTTTCTATTGGATTCATGGATTGGTAATCACCTGCAAACATTGGTCTTGCTTTTTATACCAGTCTTAGTATATGGGCTtttgccttgcatggcagcctTGCAGGCCACAGCAATATAGGACTCTATTAATGGTGGATGTACATACTTTGGTACCTGAAGCCTCCAACTCCATTGccagttcctttgttgttgCCTTGGGGTTCAGTCCTTCAGGTACCTTCAGTTTTGAAAGTGCTCCTAAGAAGACGAAGACCTGGACTTCTGGAGATCCACTTTTTTTCTGAGGTTTTGGTCGAGTTGTTTGGATTTTCTAATGATATCAAGGGCAAAATGGCACTGTCTCTAAAGTTAGGCCTTTTTTTTACGACCACAGGTGGGCTCCCATTAATGCCTAAGTATGAGAGTTGGTCAATCAGAAGCTTCATCaagttatttaattaatttctggAATATTCCAGGCTGTTTAAAGAGAAAGTCAGGTGTAAGTAAACTTTTGTCCTACCCTGTAGCAGTGACTATGCAGTGCATGCGGCTTCGGTACAAGTGTATCAGGGGACAGCATTGCTGTTGTTTTCAAACACTGTGTAAACTTCTCTTACTTCagcagtgttttaaaatgtctaGTTACTCCGATATAATATCAAACTAAGACCCCCTCATAGCTAATTAAACCAATGTTTTAAACCAGAGATCACCATAAGGGGTAAGGGTTTGTTAATCATTTCAGCATCCCCTTCCATCATGGTCATGTTGCAGGCAGGCAGTCTTACTGTAGTTTTAGTAAGAGTCTTTTGGCCTCTGCACTAGtaattaaaaatcatgataataCCATGGAAACTTGGATACAATGAATAATAGATTGAATATCAATCGCTTAACTGTTAAACACATATTCAAGTATTGGATGTTAAGCAGTCATGTCTAAACACCATGCACAGAACTTGATGTTTGCACCTAAAGAGTTACAAATAACCTGGAGAATCAACCTGCTTTCAAAGAAAGCATGCTTGGCTGCAAAGTCAGCCTTATTTTCCCAGACATGGACCATTTCTCATAATTCCTGAGTCTGTTTAGTAATTGTTGCTATTTGCAGCCTTCAGCAATTTGGACGTAGTCTGCACACAATCTAAGCAAGGAGTTTGGTCTGTATTGATTGTGTGTAATCCTTCCATGGTTTCCCGTGTCTCTCACAACTGCAGCACACTGGTGAAGAGGCTGCGTACAGCAGTCAAATTACTGGTACTTCAGCAGAATGGGAGTGTTGGAAGAACCAGTAAAGGTAATAAATTTTGTGTGGTCTGGAGAGACAGTCGGTGTGGATGGCAAATTAAGTTTTGGAGCTTACTGGAGTCTTGATGTCAGTGACCCTGATGTCACTTTCACACAGCAATTCCTCAGTGTAccaactacacacacatttgtgaGATACAGGCAACCTGTGATGTTTTACCAGTTTGATATTACTTATTTATGGTGGTAAGAGGTACTTCATAAGCATActtcacatgtttttttttccctttcttttaagatttatttatttattactagaAATAGGCCAGTGCAGTGTTATGATAAACCCAATTTTCTACAAAGTAATCTGGGTTCGAAAAGGCAGACATCTCTGTGTGAAACAGTGCAATTGCCACTGACATTCTTCcaaagcacatcacacacacacgcacatatttAGAGTAGGAAatcctaccagcatgttttaggaggtgggaggaaaccggagaacacAGAGAAACCCATATGCACATGGTGAGCACAGAaactgcacagacagtaacatgaGCATGAGCGCAGGATTGAACCGGGAACCCTGGAACTGTGCAGCATCAATGCTCCTTGCTGCACCACTGTGCAACAGATTTAATTGTTTTGTCAAGAATGTAACCATTGgtaaagttttattattttgtttctttaagAAGGAAGGCAGAAATATGGTTATGGTCATTATGGGGACAATTTTCTATATTATGTCCCTACTAAGCTGCAGTATATCCCACCTTTCACATATTTCTCAGAATCTATATACTCAAGGCTAATTGTTCCAGGCTGAGGAgaaatctttaaataataataataataaacatggtGATCATCAGTTATTTAAAAAGGCATATCTAAGTAGTTGTGGATGTTCTGGGGTGGAAaaacagttatttaaaaaacctTAACAATATGCTAGGCCTGCAGATGTTAAGCCAAATCCTCTCATCTTCAGATGATACCAGATATGTCCTTAGACctgtgacaaaaataaaaaatctgagCGATTATATTAAAGCATTTTCTTCACACTCTTTTTGcacaattttatattttagagACAGTACTATATTTAAGTCTCCCCCTGGAGGAGTCCCTGTTGAAAATGGTTtgaatggttataatgggaattgttttggttttaatggaaactgtaatggtccctgtgggtctttaCTGGTAATGTGTTGCCTTCTATTACTTGCGTGTCTAGTGGTATATGGTGATGGTTTTAATTGCTATCTGATGGTTTATAATGGAATTTGTAGTGGAAAcaattagaatttctgtgatggtttatttatttatttatttatttatttattattatttattttcccccagCATGGGTATTTCTCAAACTTGTAGAAAACTATGTAGCAAAACGGAACCCAGCATGATTTAGGTAGCAGGATTGTTTTGAAtccttaaaaaaatatgaaggaGGCAAAGAATCTTAATTTTCCattattttcagaaaaaaaaagtatagatTAAATAAAACCATTACACTTTTAATACTAGATGAACATTTCAGTTAAGGTGAGAAATATATCAGaaagatctgtttttttttttttttttatgttcgtGGATAGTGCGTAAAACCTCTTGTATTATTACTTAATTTTAGTTACTGATTTGATTTTAGTGTTGGAGCTCCCTCTTGCGGACACATTATATCACGACAATCAGCGCCAATTATTAGATTCTGTCGTACAGTCTTCATATTTGCGACACTGCTGTGCGGCTCTAAATCTAGTAAATGTACGCGACgagtcttttattttatttttaacaagtGAAAAGAACACGGAAACAATATGTaacgtgaaaataaacaaaggcaGAAAATGCATAAACTGTGTTCTAGCGTTTTAGATCCTTTCTTAACATTGCTTATGTTGTAGTAAGCACTGCTAATGGCAGCGTTAGGAACAGGGCTTTTATGTCCTTTAAAGGCAGTAATGAATGTTGTCCATACTGGTGTTAAATATTTAAGATGTACACAATGATGAAACTTTATCCTGCATTGcttatagaaaataaaatacaaataaggTTGTTAAGAGTTCTTTGACTTGTAAAAGGTCAAGGGAAGGGTGCTACTTCTTTAAATCCTTTCTGAAAGCAAAATCCTGTTGTATGATTCACATCCTTTAAGGGTTTCCCCAGAAGGACACACTGAAGTACACACTGAAGTACACTTAAATGTGCTAGATGTTTGTGGATTGGTTTGCTGGTAAAATGAGTTTTTCAACCCACTGTGCCTCTACACAACCTGCTCTGATTGGAGTCATCAGCTGATGATTTAAATCAGGTGTGTTGGATTGTAGAGGAAGCAgtagtgcattgtgggattcaAGTGAAAGAAAATCTGCTCTTTTACTATTTTTATTGTGTTGAATATTGCTATTTATTTAGCTGTTATCATCTGATGAGTTAAATGACTCTGCTTTATTgggttttttattgttgtttttactgtttGGTTAGCTAAGCAGAAACCTCAACTCTTAGAAAGCCCTCTTGGTAAGAACTTGGCCTAGATGTTTGATATGGATGTTCTGTAGCCAGACAGAGTCAAATAataagtttttgttttctttacataTGTATAATCCAAGGTTTAAGGATAATAATGTTTGGTGATTCAAGAGGAAAGATCTCTGAAATTGCTCCAAGATCATTTGAAGAGTCCTATGGCCTTTTTCAAAAGTAGGTTCTTTGCCTGTGTTTGTTAATAAAACCCTCTTACAATTGTGGGAATGTTATATTGTGAAAACcaaatgtttcatttactatTTTAAGATCTTCAGATGGAGAGTCATCATTATTGTCAGCACCTAAGGATGCAGGCAAGAAACTCTGTACTTTATTTATCTCTATTTGTCTCTCCTttcctcacacactcgcacatacAGAAAGTTTAACTTTGTTATTTTAGCTATTTATGGATCATCGATCCATTGTCTGGTATTATTATAGTCTCAGATTTATATTTTTTAGTTTGATCCACTGACATTTTTTGTCCATgctatgaatgtgtgtgaataatactaataaaaataagtcATCATGGCAATGCCAGATTATCATCTGAGAAAAGTAATAGCAAATGCCATCATGAGTGTCttttaaacaggtttttttaattatgcaaATTAACTGTGAAATTGGGATAAAGCATATTTAGTTAGTTAATATTTTGTAAAGGTTGCTTTGCAAGTATGTGACAAAGTAGCATCATAAAAAGATCTTTGTCTTCTGTTTCCTTTAGAGAAGTGTGACAGTTGGCAGCAGTTCAGCTTGTTCCCATCCAAATCTTCTGAGATAAGGTGAGATGATCATATTTTAAAATCccattgattatttatttaattattgatttatttaagcTTGCACTTactgtttattctgtttttcgCAAACTTCCCCCAGTTATGGTTCCTATGAATTCTTTGGTCTTGGTGCCACACATGCTGGACAAGATGGAAGTTCTTGTGATGGCACACAAACTGCTGCTCTGATCGATGATGTGCTGTTAGACTGCCGTTTGCCTTATCTAGGTTCCACGAGGAGGTCCAGGTCACCATATTCAGACGGTAATAGCAGTCAGTACACCTCCTTCAGTGATCTCTCGGGCTCATCCACTTTATTTGACACGCCATGCGTGAAGCCTGGACCTATAGGCTCACGTGGGAGAGGAGGAGATACTGCTGCGATATGTAGAATGAAAAGCAGAGGGGTGAGTATGATAATGTGAAGATAAAGAATACAAGGGTGCAGGAATTGATGGCAAAATCAAATGCACAGGTGTGATTAAATGTTGTTTTAGCCTATAGATGATTTCTACTCAAGTAAATGTGCTAGGTACATTTTAGTCTACTTTTACCCAAGCTTTTTCTTTGTCATTCTTCTTATTCTTAGTGTATTTTATTGgccattttaagcatttattccATAGATTTGTCAAGTGCTCCAGTAAAACAGGCACCATTTTCTAAAAGATACTGTTTTCTTCATTCAGTGATTCTGCTAATCACATTTACAGGAACATGTCCTTTTAAACAGTGGGTTTTGATAGATTTTATTCTCCCGGGCTGAAAAATGTAGAATCAATGAGGTGTCAAAGAGACAACCCAATAGTTTTATGCTTACAAAGTCTGACAATAAGTGTGGATAAAATGTAGGATTTTGTACACCTGATTAGATTTTCAGATCGGGAGGAGCAGTTAACATCCAGAACTTTTATTCAAACATGCCGCTACCGGCATCTCATGGCACAAAGCGGATGCTGATGGCTCCAGTCCCTCCGAGCAAGTTTGCCAAGAAGCAGAGGGTTGAAATGAGCATCACAGCAGGTGGGTCTGCAtgattgtgtttgtaattgGACTCGTGTTCCTGGATATTTAATTTATGTTTTAAAGATTTGTGCTAATTTATAATAGTCATGAATTAGAAACATTATAAGGAACAAAAATGGGAACCAAAAAGAAACAATTTTTCATTAAACTTTTTCACGCACAAACAAAAATCACTCTAAATTGTTCCGGAGagaaaaaatgttattttaaaaagtgcttaacAAGTTAATATTATTTTCCCATTCTAGTGTGCCTTAAAGAAAGTATAGGCTAAActtaaacatttttccagtaggCTTAGATTCCTGTCCAGAATTCAGCAATTCCTGCATGCCTGGCTATAGGAAGATTTGAGGTTAGTTAGTTGGCTTTTCAAAGATGGGATGATGGCAGAAAAATCTGTGTAGGCACAGTATATTTCCCGTGATTCAGCAAGCAACAAATCACACTGCAAAGTGGAATGATGCTCTGATGTGAGAGCTGCTAATCTTCAGCATCCTGTTCAAAGAAAATATTCTTAACTTTTATGCTGAAGATTTTTTAAAGGTGACACTGAACTAATGTACCTGCTAAGTGGCCAGCTGATGGCCAAATGACATGGCCATATTAATGTTGAATGTCTCTTTATTTCGTTCTAATCAGTTTCCAACTATAGTGGGGAGGTGTGGAACAATgaagaagaaatgtaaaaatatttctcctgttaaatgaaatgaaaattgaCTCTTATctcttatacagtatatacagtgctATGAAAGTTTTTGCCctatcttctttttttgtgtatttcatactaaatagttttaggtcttcaaacaaaatacaacataaaacatagacaacctgtgtaaacacacagaattattattgaagcaaaaaagttatcaaacacctgtcacccatgtgaaaaactaactgcccccttaaacttaatcTGATTGTGCcacttttagcagcaataactgcaaccaaacactccTGATAACTGACGATCAGTCTTTCACAtcgctgtggtggaattttggcccactcttctttaaaGAACTACtgtagttcagccacactggagggatTTCAAACATGAACTGCCCATtgaaggtcctgccacagcatctcaattggttcaagtcaggactttgattaAGCTACTCCAAAACTACGCCAAAAaattctgcttcttttttttgagccattcagaggtggatttaCTCCCATGCTTTGGataattgtcttgctgcataatgcAGTTGCTCTTGAgcttcaacttacggactgaagaccggaagGTTTTTCCTGCATCTTCTGCATGTTTGACCCCTTTCCTTCAGTGGCTATATCATTTTAAGATCAatttttttcacactgaggtattcgtacacaactattacaaaaggtgcaaatgtTCACCGACGCTCAAGAAGGCTACACGATACATTAAACCAGGGGAGTGttaacttttgaacaggatgatcagtgtaaatattagtattttgtcttctgctAGACGACATCTTATTTAGCTCTGAAAAGCAGTActaaattggggggggggggattcttaatgtattgtgttgccttcttgagaatcagtgaatgtttgcacgttttgtaatagttgtgtacatATTCCTCatttgtcctcagtgtgaaaagatggatctcaaaatcatatagccgctgaCGGAAAGGGGTCAGATATGCCGAAGATGCCGGAAAAGCAACCGATgtgcagatggatggatagatatatttataataCTGTGTGATGTTTTACTATCTTTCCTTATTTTcccatcttcaggacagaattTTGCAAAGGTGAGGGTAAataacttttcccttttttttctttccttttttcatgtatttatttgtttacttattttatcGTTTTTATTCTTTAAGGACAGTCATATTTCCTCTTATGGAAAGGACATGAAGGGAAAAGAAGCTGGTATGTTGTGTTCTATTTTCTCCGGGTTTGTGGACATTTTGATTACAACAATGTTTGTTTCATATCCAAAATCGAACACTCTTATTACTCACTGCAAACTAGTTGAATGCTACTTCACTCAGGAGTGCTAATGTGGTTAAAATTAAATGATGGTAAGATGCGGTTAGCACAATTTCATGCGCAAATTAAGGTGTTCTGCTGAAGTATTCCTTTCATCTTTACTTTTAATCTTGGAAAATATTCCACTtaaaagtccccccccccccccccccccccccccacactgATGTTCCTCTCCTCAGTGGAGGAGAAGCGTGTTAGAGTCCGAGAGAAGCGAAGAcggagaagagagaagaactACGAGAAATATGGAGACAAGCACAGGTAATAAAAGCTCAGACTTGGCTGAGAGTTGGTCATGGATTTCAACTTAGCTTATTGAGTAGCCTCCAAAGTCTGTCATATAATTGAGTAACTCTCCAAATATAAACCACTAAGCCTTAGGCTTTTAGATTAAATCTTTTTTACTGGGAGTTTGAGTTATTGTTTGCTGTTTCAAATTGGGCAAATTTTCACAAGAATCTGAAACATGAGAAATCAGTCTTCAAATGAAAGGTAAAAATAAAAGCCCAGTGAAAAGCCTAGCCTCTTTCAAGCCCTCCAATGCTTAAGGAAGTaaccatgcatgtgttttgttttggtttatttattatatatttttttattgtactgtactgCCTTAACACCACCTTAATCTCACTTCagtgtatataatgtaaaaatgatttgttTCTCTTTTAGACTAGCTTTCACATGTGCCTTTTGTAAGTTTCGCACAT comes from Ictalurus punctatus breed USDA103 chromosome 11, Coco_2.0, whole genome shotgun sequence and encodes:
- the znf326 gene encoding DBIRD complex subunit ZNF326 isoform X1 — encoded protein: MFGDSRGKISEIAPRSFEESYGLFQKSSDGESSLLSAPKDAEKCDSWQQFSLFPSKSSEISYGSYEFFGLGATHAGQDGSSCDGTQTAALIDDVLLDCRLPYLGSTRRSRSPYSDGNSSQYTSFSDLSGSSTLFDTPCVKPGPIGSRGRGGDTAAICRMKSRGIFRSGGAVNIQNFYSNMPLPASHGTKRMLMAPVPPSKFAKKQRVEMSITAGQNFAKDSHISSYGKDMKGKEAVEEKRVRVREKRRRRREKNYEKYGDKHRLAFTCAFCKFRTFEDKDIEKHFGSTYHHEILDYIRQQAKFDDQVISFLHDCMVHKFRKTVSALCKLHSLLDQKVNQKVMEGVTEDDYMRKVEVVHCMACNIYIPAVFTSVQQHRRSPLHLKTKVVYKEQLKRESVLTAKAIINNDSIKIRYEKYIKGEDPFVMDAKEDTSSDSSEPEDEKMENEH
- the znf326 gene encoding DBIRD complex subunit ZNF326 isoform X2, with translation MFGDSRGKISEIAPRSFEESYGLFQKSSDGESSLLSAPKDAEKCDSWQQFSLFPSKSSEISYGSYEFFGLGATHAGQDGSSCDGTQTAALIDDVLLDCRLPYLGSTRRSRSPYSDGNSSQYTSFSDLSGSSTLFDTPCVKPGPIGSRGRGGDTAAICRMKSRGIFRSGGAVNIQNFYSNMPLPASHGTKRMLMAPVPPSKFAKKQRVEMSITAGQNFAKDSHISSYGKDMKGKEAVEEKRVRVREKRRRRREKNYEKYGDKHRLAFTCAFCKFRTFEDKDIEKHFGSTYHHEILDYIRQQAKFDDQDCMVHKFRKTVSALCKLHSLLDQKVNQKVMEGVTEDDYMRKVEVVHCMACNIYIPAVFTSVQQHRRSPLHLKTKVVYKEQLKRESVLTAKAIINNDSIKIRYEKYIKGEDPFVMDAKEDTSSDSSEPEDEKMENEH